The DNA window TCATCCGGCTTCAACCCTTGCTCTAGCATCTcttcaaaaagtttaaaagcaTCAGCTGAAATTCCGTTGAAACCAAGCCCTGAAATTATCGAATTGTAGGAAACAGCatttttgtttattgtattatcAAAGACACGAATTCCCCATCTAACAAAACCACACTTCATATACATATTTATAAGGGCAGAAGAAACCATAATATTAGATTCATATCCATGTCGAAAAACATAACCATGTATCTCAACGCCAGGTCTCAAATTCGCCAAATGGGCAGCAGCTGCCAATATACTGGCAATTAAAATGGGATCCGCCCTTCTACCCTCTATAGTTAAATTCCTATAGAGCATCATTGCCTTAGTATGATCTCCAGACTGACAATACCCAGTTATCAAAGCAGACCATGCAACTAAATCAGGCTGCGATAAACTGCTAAAAACATTATACGCTGAACTCATGCACTTGAATCTTGCATACATACTTACAAGCGCACCACCTACATAAGCATTAAAATCAAAGCCACTTTTCAAGCAAAGACCATGAATTCCTTGACCGATTCCCAGCAAATTAAACTCCATTAATCCCGAAATTAGACCAACCAAAGAGAATCCATCTGGCTGCTGCTTCCCGTCTCCTCGCATTTCATTAAACAACTTCAACCCTTTACTCCAAAACCCACAATAACTATAACAAGAAATCATAGAATTCCACAAAACTAAATCCGGCTCACAAATCCGTGCAAACACAATGCTAGCTTCACTAACATAGTTCAACTTTGAATAAGCCGTCACCAACGCACTACAACAAACAGAATCAAATCCCAACCCAGATATAACCACTCCTCCATGTAAAATTCTTAAGCTGTCTATATCAAAGTTCTCGTGGCAAGCTCGAATAAGACACGCATACGTAAAGTTATCAGGCCTTATTTCGGTTCCTAGCATCCTTTTATACATGAATAGCGCTTCATAAAATTTATGGGCACGAGCATAAGCTCGAATAATGGAATTCCAAAGGAAAACACTTGGTTGAGGAGTTCTATCGAACAGGTTGCGTGCAGAGCAAAGATTACCGTTTAATGCATAGAATCTAGTGATTTTAGTTGCGTAAAATGGGTCGCGTGGCAGATGGGATGTAGTGATTAGCAAAGAATGTAATTGCTTAGTTCTGGATAGTGTTTGATGGGGTTTTGTGAGCTCTACGATAAGCG is part of the Mercurialis annua linkage group LG3, ddMerAnnu1.2, whole genome shotgun sequence genome and encodes:
- the LOC126671386 gene encoding putative pentatricopeptide repeat-containing protein At1g64310, which translates into the protein MPIHFPSLIVELTKPHQTLSRTKQLHSLLITTSHLPRDPFYATKITRFYALNGNLCSARNLFDRTPQPSVFLWNSIIRAYARAHKFYEALFMYKRMLGTEIRPDNFTYACLIRACHENFDIDSLRILHGGVVISGLGFDSVCCSALVTAYSKLNYVSEASIVFARICEPDLVLWNSMISCYSYCGFWSKGLKLFNEMRGDGKQQPDGFSLVGLISGLMEFNLLGIGQGIHGLCLKSGFDFNAYVGGALVSMYARFKCMSSAYNVFSSLSQPDLVAWSALITGYCQSGDHTKAMMLYRNLTIEGRRADPILIASILAAAAHLANLRPGVEIHGYVFRHGYESNIMVSSALINMYMKCGFVRWGIRVFDNTINKNAVSYNSIISGLGFNGISADAFKLFEEMLEQGLKPDESTFSALLCCCCHAGLVKDGWRIFKRMMEDFCIPASTEHYVHMVKLLGSAGQLEEAYNFILSSKQPVDNGIWGALLSCCDIYGNTKLAEIVSQQLFDNEPRKGAYRVMLSNIYAGEGRWDDAKKTRDNLLNAGGRKIPGVSWIGGGQS